From Neosynechococcus sphagnicola sy1, a single genomic window includes:
- a CDS encoding nuclear transport factor 2 family protein, with protein MSKYSESQIIEIEVRLRQAMLNLDVAELDAFIAPELIFTSYLGQLVSKQQDLPIHQPGILKFRALMPSERYNQLNEGFSIVSVQMHILDSYEGTEIDQHYRFTRV; from the coding sequence ATGAGCAAATATTCCGAATCGCAAATCATTGAAATAGAAGTACGTCTTCGGCAAGCCATGCTGAACTTGGATGTGGCTGAGCTGGACGCATTCATTGCCCCAGAATTAATTTTTACCAGCTATCTGGGGCAACTTGTGAGTAAGCAACAAGATCTTCCCATACACCAACCTGGAATACTTAAGTTCAGGGCACTAATGCCGTCAGAGCGGTATAATCAGCTCAACGAAGGTTTCTCAATTGTCTCAGTTCAAATGCACATATTGGATAGTTACGAAGGAACAGAAATAGATCAGCATTATCGGTTCACTCGTGTTTAG
- a CDS encoding DUF1993 family protein produces METLFQNRFITLEHRLKSAHTHFSGSESFLQKRIAADMFPFGTQIAFTCNQPRNFALWYDSKPANNLDPDITSLAQAYGHIANTRELLLGINVEDAKLATVVMPLRSPPLHHHLPLLSYTHTF; encoded by the coding sequence ATCGAAACCCTCTTCCAAAACCGCTTTATCACGCTTGAGCACCGCTTGAAGTCAGCCCATACTCATTTCAGTGGTAGCGAGTCGTTCCTTCAAAAGAGAATTGCGGCTGATATGTTTCCTTTCGGTACACAGATCGCTTTCACCTGCAATCAACCGCGCAACTTTGCTCTGTGGTATGACAGTAAACCTGCGAATAATCTAGATCCAGATATCACATCTCTCGCACAGGCATATGGGCACATAGCAAACACTAGGGAACTTCTTTTAGGTATTAACGTTGAAGATGCAAAGCTAGCTACGGTTGTTATGCCACTGCGATCGCCACCACTTCACCATCACTTACCTCTGCTCAGTTATACCCATACTTTTTGA
- the mgtA gene encoding magnesium-translocating P-type ATPase, whose product MWGWKGKSGRLPQTASSVPPLLPTKLIQLAQDNIETVLEMLNTSSEGLSELQSNLRLSKIGLNEIAHEKPPKWYVQLLKTFQNPLAILLIILAAIALLTGDLRAAVIIFSMVVFSVILRFSQEFRSSQAAEKLREMVHTTATVSRKDPRKDISPSLAQDMGLTLNLDVPDRQEIPIKFLVPGDVVSMAAGDMIPADVRLITAKDLFVSQGTLTGESLPVEKQPTLPDDQLQSQNPLELANLCFLGTNVISGTGTAVVIETGGNTYLGSLAKTVVGRKTMTSFDKGVNDVSLLLLRFMLVMAPVVFLINGLIKKNWGEAFFFALSVAVGLTPEMLPMIVTANLARGAIAMSEKKVIVKNIDAIQNFGAMDILCTDKTGTLTQDKIVLEMHLDINGEENEEALEFAYLNSFYQTGLKNLLDVAVLEHIELHESLKVEHKFLKVDEIPFDFLRRRMSVVVEEENHHHELICKGAVEEILQVCTQVKVNDQILPVDASINAQVAQLNQELNEDGLRVIAVAYKELPLDQRSYSVADEQDLILIGLIAFLDPPKDSAAQAISALSNSGVQVKVLTGDNPIVTLKTCKDVGLYVHHTLLGSEVESLSDEELTDLAETTTIFAKLSPLQKSRIIQVLRRKGHIVGFMGDGINDAAALREADVGISVDTAVDIAKESADIILLEKSLMVLEEGILEGRKTFGNIVKYIKMGTSSNFGNMFSVLGASALLPFLPMQPVQILINNLLYDFSQTGIPFDHVDKEYLTKPRKWQVGDIQKFMLYIGPMSSIFDYATYALMWFVFQANTVEQQALFQTGWFVESLMTQTLIVYIIRTPKIPFLQSRPSLPMLLVTLTIMAVAIYLPFSPIASVLGFVPLPAKYFLWLALILFSYCVLTQLVKTWFVKKYGYN is encoded by the coding sequence ATGTGGGGATGGAAGGGAAAATCTGGTCGTCTACCCCAGACTGCCTCCTCTGTTCCGCCATTGTTACCCACAAAACTGATTCAACTTGCTCAAGACAATATAGAAACAGTATTGGAAATGCTCAATACCTCTTCTGAGGGGTTAAGCGAACTCCAGTCCAATCTTCGACTGAGCAAAATTGGGCTGAACGAGATCGCCCATGAGAAACCACCGAAGTGGTACGTTCAGTTGTTGAAGACGTTTCAAAATCCACTAGCGATTTTATTGATTATTCTGGCAGCTATTGCTCTATTGACTGGAGATCTCAGAGCTGCCGTAATTATTTTCAGCATGGTGGTTTTCAGTGTCATTCTACGCTTTTCTCAAGAATTTCGCTCCAGTCAGGCAGCCGAAAAACTACGGGAAATGGTGCATACCACTGCCACTGTGAGCCGCAAAGATCCCCGAAAAGATATTTCTCCCAGCTTGGCACAGGATATGGGTTTGACCCTCAATCTTGATGTTCCAGACCGACAAGAAATCCCGATTAAATTTTTGGTTCCCGGCGATGTAGTTTCCATGGCCGCTGGAGATATGATCCCGGCGGATGTGCGCTTAATTACGGCTAAAGATTTGTTTGTGAGCCAAGGTACTTTGACTGGGGAGTCTTTGCCTGTTGAGAAACAACCCACATTGCCCGACGATCAGTTACAGAGCCAAAATCCGTTGGAATTGGCAAATCTTTGTTTCTTAGGCACAAACGTGATCAGCGGCACAGGAACAGCCGTTGTGATTGAAACTGGCGGCAATACCTACCTGGGTTCTCTGGCGAAAACCGTGGTGGGTCGCAAAACCATGACCAGTTTCGATAAGGGCGTGAATGATGTCAGTTTGCTATTATTGCGTTTCATGCTGGTGATGGCTCCGGTTGTTTTTCTGATCAATGGTTTGATCAAAAAGAACTGGGGAGAAGCTTTCTTTTTTGCCCTCTCGGTGGCGGTGGGGTTAACCCCAGAGATGTTGCCGATGATCGTGACCGCAAACCTGGCACGGGGGGCGATCGCCATGTCTGAGAAAAAGGTGATCGTTAAGAATATTGATGCTATTCAAAACTTTGGGGCGATGGACATTCTGTGTACCGATAAAACGGGCACTCTCACCCAGGACAAAATTGTATTGGAAATGCACTTAGACATTAATGGGGAAGAAAATGAAGAGGCTCTAGAATTTGCCTATCTCAATAGCTTCTACCAGACAGGTTTGAAGAACCTGCTGGATGTAGCGGTACTAGAACATATTGAACTCCACGAATCCTTAAAAGTGGAACATAAATTTCTCAAAGTTGATGAAATTCCGTTTGATTTTCTCCGTCGTCGCATGTCCGTTGTGGTGGAAGAAGAAAACCACCACCATGAACTAATTTGCAAAGGGGCTGTTGAAGAAATTCTTCAAGTCTGTACACAGGTCAAAGTCAATGATCAGATTTTGCCGGTTGATGCTTCGATCAACGCACAAGTCGCTCAGTTAAATCAGGAACTCAACGAAGACGGGCTAAGGGTGATCGCTGTGGCTTATAAAGAATTACCCTTAGACCAACGCAGTTACTCCGTTGCCGATGAACAGGATTTAATTTTGATCGGTTTGATTGCATTCCTCGATCCGCCTAAAGACTCGGCAGCCCAAGCGATCTCCGCTCTCAGCAACAGCGGCGTACAGGTAAAAGTATTAACTGGCGATAACCCCATCGTTACCCTTAAAACCTGTAAGGATGTGGGTTTGTACGTGCATCACACCCTTTTGGGCAGCGAGGTTGAGTCACTATCGGATGAAGAACTGACGGATCTTGCCGAAACTACTACAATTTTTGCCAAACTATCGCCGCTGCAAAAATCAAGGATTATTCAGGTGCTGCGTCGTAAAGGTCATATTGTCGGGTTTATGGGAGATGGTATCAACGATGCTGCCGCACTACGAGAAGCGGATGTCGGTATTTCCGTAGATACAGCCGTGGATATTGCCAAAGAATCCGCTGACATCATTCTGTTAGAAAAAAGTCTGATGGTGTTGGAAGAAGGAATTCTCGAAGGTCGCAAAACCTTTGGCAATATTGTTAAGTACATTAAAATGGGTACGAGCTCTAACTTTGGTAATATGTTTAGCGTTCTGGGCGCTAGTGCCTTGCTGCCGTTTCTGCCCATGCAACCTGTGCAAATTCTAATCAATAATTTACTTTATGATTTCTCCCAAACTGGAATTCCCTTTGACCATGTAGACAAGGAATATTTGACAAAACCTCGGAAATGGCAGGTGGGTGATATTCAGAAATTTATGCTCTACATTGGACCGATGAGTTCAATTTTTGACTATGCCACCTATGCCTTGATGTGGTTTGTTTTTCAAGCCAATACCGTCGAACAGCAAGCCTTGTTTCAAACAGGTTGGTTTGTCGAAAGTCTGATGACCCAGACATTGATTGTTTACATCATTCGGACTCCCAAAATTCCCTTCTTGCAAAGTCGTCCGTCTTTACCCATGCTTCTGGTGACTCTCACCATCATGGCAGTTGCCATTTATTTGCCATTTTCACCGATCGCATCTGTGCTAGGATTCGTACCCCTACCCGCTAAATACTTCCTCTGGTTAGCATTGATTTTGTTCAGTTATTGTGTCCTCACTCAACTGGTGAAGACCTGGTTTGTCAAAAAGTATGGGTATAACTGA
- a CDS encoding pentapeptide repeat-containing protein, producing MQLEDLLNRYANGERNFSGANLVNVDLEQVNLTGINLREANLSGANLSGDCFLDADLGKANLEGANLSNTSFHRANLMGANLMGTEMYDTTISFADLTQANLRNAKFFQVGLKVMIKELFFEDTVMPDGTLATRYWV from the coding sequence ATGCAATTAGAAGATCTGCTTAACCGTTACGCTAATGGAGAGAGGAATTTTTCTGGAGCTAATCTTGTAAACGTGGATTTGGAGCAAGTAAATCTTACAGGCATTAATTTGAGGGAAGCCAATCTCAGCGGTGCGAATCTCTCTGGCGATTGTTTCCTTGATGCAGATCTGGGTAAGGCGAATTTAGAAGGAGCAAATTTATCCAATACAAGCTTCCACCGTGCTAACCTCATGGGCGCTAATTTAATGGGTACCGAAATGTACGATACCACTATTAGCTTTGCTGACTTAACTCAAGCCAATCTGAGAAATGCTAAGTTCTTTCAAGTTGGTCTGAAAGTCATGATCAAGGAACTATTTTTTGAAGATACTGTCATGCCAGATGGTACATTAGCGACCCGTTATTGGGTTTAG
- a CDS encoding DUF433 domain-containing protein — protein sequence MSYRDIITIEPDKRGGRPCIRRMRITVYDVLGWLATGMSAAEIIDDFPELTETDIKACLEFAADRDHRLVASVSAA from the coding sequence ATGAGCTATCGCGACATCATTACTATTGAGCCAGATAAGCGTGGGGGTAGACCCTGCATTCGCCGGATGCGGATTACGGTTTACGATGTTCTTGGTTGGCTAGCTACTGGAATGTCTGCTGCTGAAATTATTGATGATTTCCCAGAACTAACAGAAACAGATATTAAAGCCTGCCTAGAGTTTGCGGCTGATCGTGATCATCGTTTAGTGGCTTCGGTGAGTGCTGCTTGA
- a CDS encoding DUF5615 family PIN-like protein, which translates to MKLLFDQNLSRKLVSRLTDIFPNASHIQFHALAENTDTEIWEFAKLNDFCIVTQDADFAERSRLYGSPPKVVWLRCGNAPTSQVETLIRSGQEAIQELLGNPTLHCLELN; encoded by the coding sequence TTGAAACTACTATTTGATCAAAACCTGAGCCGAAAATTAGTGAGTCGCTTGACCGATATTTTTCCCAATGCTAGCCATATACAATTTCATGCCTTAGCAGAAAATACAGATACCGAGATTTGGGAATTTGCTAAGTTGAACGATTTCTGTATTGTGACTCAAGATGCAGATTTTGCGGAAAGAAGCCGACTATATGGCTCTCCGCCGAAAGTCGTGTGGCTAAGATGTGGGAATGCACCAACCAGCCAGGTTGAAACTCTCATTCGCTCTGGGCAGGAAGCAATTCAAGAGCTTTTAGGGAATCCGACTCTTCACTGCTTAGAACTCAACTGA
- a CDS encoding helix-turn-helix domain-containing protein, with protein sequence MTSGIADFQETVVPTAADTELARDSSRQLLKLLSRQHDIGKQFSNFQLRVQTVNEPEEVVVIPVSALRLLTDILTQMARGNAVKLIPVHAELTTQQAADILNVSRPFLIGLIDDNKIPYRKVGTHRRIRFEDLMAYKQDVDQQRLQALEELAREAQELDMGY encoded by the coding sequence ATGACTAGCGGAATTGCTGATTTTCAAGAGACAGTTGTCCCGACTGCGGCAGATACTGAGCTTGCTAGGGATTCAAGCCGCCAGCTTTTAAAACTGCTAAGTAGGCAGCATGATATTGGAAAGCAATTTTCTAATTTTCAGCTTCGTGTCCAAACAGTCAATGAGCCAGAAGAAGTAGTTGTTATTCCAGTATCTGCCTTGCGCCTTTTGACTGATATTTTGACGCAAATGGCTCGCGGCAACGCAGTAAAATTGATACCTGTCCATGCTGAATTAACAACGCAGCAGGCAGCGGATATCTTAAACGTATCCCGTCCGTTCCTGATCGGGCTGATTGACGATAACAAGATTCCATATCGCAAAGTCGGAACCCATCGACGGATTCGTTTTGAGGATCTCATGGCATATAAGCAGGACGTTGATCAGCAAAGACTTCAAGCCCTTGAAGAACTCGCACGTGAGGCACAAGAATTAGACATGGGTTATTAA